The following coding sequences lie in one Apium graveolens cultivar Ventura chromosome 1, ASM990537v1, whole genome shotgun sequence genomic window:
- the LOC141664088 gene encoding uncharacterized protein LOC141664088, whose protein sequence is MAKYLRVVKGILTQFDEWYTELVPREENTMADALSQFASSEIENYPRNIYFQVLKTPTIHVINMIAPVGVASCWIDPIKTHLDTGWLPDDAQEARKLSVRALRYSLIEGLLYKRSFVIPYLKCLSPFEADEALKEAHEGIYGQDLGGRALAHKITRVGF, encoded by the coding sequence ATGGCCAAGTACCTAAGAGTCGTAAAGGGAATactgactcagttcgatgaatggtACACAGAACTTGTTCCAAGAGAGGAGAACACTATGGCAGATGCCTTATCTCAGTTCGCCTCATCTGAAATCGAGAACTATCCAAGAAATATTTACTTCCAGGTCTTGAAGACCCCTACTATTCATGTCATAAATATGATAGCACCAGTTGGTGTGGCAAGCTGTTGGATAGACCCGATCAAAACCCACTTAGACACTGGGTGGCTCCCCGACGATGCCCAAGAGGCACGTAAGTTGTCGGTTAGGGCGTTGAGATACTCATTGATTGAAGGCCTTCTTTACAAAAGGTCCTTTGTTATTCCGTACTTAAAATGCTTAAGTCCTTTTGAAGCAGATGAGGCACTTAAAGAAGCCCATGAAGGGATTTATGGACAAGATttggggggcagggccctcgctcacaagataactcgaGTGGGATTCTAA
- the LOC141664173 gene encoding uncharacterized protein LOC141664173, with protein sequence MESPASSVAEFKEYCDDNSIELCLTSIAHPQINGQAEVAIRIILDGLKKRVERSRNTWVDELLPILWAYCTTCKVTTEATPFMLAYGAEAVVPLEISHGSPRIEAYEPETKEEGMMLALDLIDEDMKDMFLVLVVNGGIRSTNARASNE encoded by the exons ATGGAATCCCCCGCATCCTCGGTTGCAGAGTTCAAAGAATACTGCGATGATAATAGCATAGAACTTTGCCTCACCTCGATTGCACATCCTCAGATAAACGGGCAAGCGGAAGTTGCTATcagaatcatccttgatggacttaagaagaGGGTGGAACGCTCGAGAAACACTTGGGTGGATGAGTTGCTTCCTATACTATGGGCATATTGTACCACCTGCAAAGTGACAACTGAAGCTACCCCATTCATGTTGGCTTATGGAGCCGAGGCAGTAGTGCCCCTTGAGATCAGTCATGGATCCCCTAGGATCGAAGCTTACGAGCCAGAGACCAAAGAAGAAGGCATGATGCTTGCTCTCGATCTCATTGACGAG gacATGAAAGACATGTTCCTAGTATTAGTAGTAAATGGAGGAATAAGGTCTACCAATGCACGAGCATCTAATGAATAA